From Cyprinus carpio isolate SPL01 chromosome A7, ASM1834038v1, whole genome shotgun sequence, a single genomic window includes:
- the LOC122145500 gene encoding uncharacterized protein LOC122145500, with product MADDAAETSQWKGSEVTDLINIWGDSSIQAKLEGSYRNRAVYENISSEMAERGYRRSWLQCQRKIKSLGAKYKEVKDWNKRSGRQRITCPFYEELDRILGDKPSVQPLELLDSCFAQEEPERPAAVAASLASRSCSDTGDGTLVALSPSASTSDESSAASEDTSVNSHASSTPTASTTAKSRKRKSKMEATLEVFADKITSALKDDDTDLLLKMQAAQHEHDRKMFAMISQFMERSIQPPQPPFYQAPIQPSQIYNSIRPPTHHSTRFPVASSPSPTQPLPFFQDLNQPLPFNNTHPHPHLTRSFFQAPANTQGKQAFDNEDHQPPLQSKDDETHFTIL from the exons ATGGCGGACGACGCTGCTGAGACCAGTCAATGGAAGGGAAGCGAGGTCacagatttaattaatatttggggTGACAGCTCTATTCAGGCCAAACTCGAGGGCTCTTATCGGAACCGGGCGGTTTACGAAAACATTTCCAGCGAAATGGCCGAGCGTGGTTACAGACGATCCTGGCTCCAATGCCAGCGAAAAATAAAAAGCCTCGGAGCCAAATACAAGGAGGTTAAAGACTGGAACAAACGAAGTGGCCGTCAACGTATCACCTGTCCATTTTACGAAGAGCTGGACCGCATTTTGGGGGATAAGCCCAGCGTTCAGCCACTAGAACTGTTGGACAGCTGCTTTGCCCAAGAGGAGCCCGAGAGGCCCGCAGCTGTCGCGGCCAGCCTAGCTAGTCGCTCTTGCAGTGATACAG GTGATGGGACCCTTGTAGCTCTTTCGCCTTCTGCCTCTACCTCCGATGAAAGTTCTGCAGCAAGTGAAGATACATCTGTGAACAGCCATGCATCTTCCACACCCACTGCTT ctactACTGCCAAgagcagaaaaagaaaatcaaagatGGAGGCAACGCTGGAGGTGTTTGCTGACAAGATTACCAGTGCCCTTAAAGATGACGACACAGATCTTTTGTTGAAGATGCAAGCAGCTCAGCATGAGCATGATCGTAAAATGTTCGCCATGATATCTCAGTTTATGGAGAGATCAATCCAGCCTCCACAGCCACCTTTCTACCAAGCACCAATTCAGCCCTCTCAGATTTACAACTCAATTCGTCCTCCTACTCATCATTCCACACGGTTTCCTGTGGCTTCCTCTCCATCTCCCACCCAGCCCCTGCCCTTTTTTCAAGATTTAAATCAACCACTGCCCTTCAATAATACTCATCCACATCCTCATCTCACTCGGTCATTTTTCCAGGCACCGGCAAATACTCAGGGTAAACAGGCTTTCGACAACGAGGATCATCAGCCACCTCTCCAGTCTAAAGATGATGAAACCCACTTTACAATTTTATGA
- the LOC122145526 gene encoding protein ANTAGONIST OF LIKE HETEROCHROMATIN PROTEIN 1-like isoform X2, giving the protein MDVNNSVVNSGALFAILNLFSQRSQHNYNLLVLRRKLKRRRRARFLAMAFCGAMCAMSVQRNVWVRSRSQEWWDTDVSGFTNTEFISNFRMTRSTFDYVCERLRLTLSREETCLRRPITVQKRVGVGVYWLATGACYCTIANLFGIAKSTVCSIVHEFCEAVRRVLMPHYIKLPKGDDLQEVIEGFQQRWGFPQCGGAIDGSHIPIIAPEDNHAEYFNRKGWHSVLLQGVVDHRFCFTNIYAGWPGSVHDARVLRNSHVYLLAERGELFPPDTEEIMGVQVPIMLLGDPAYPLRSWLLKGYCDTGTLTAEQKYFNECHSRARMTVECAFGRLKGRWRCLAKRLDVDVSLVPTIISACCTLHNVCEMHGENYEEAGGTVPHVERWAEGGGFVDVQPSRIREALTQLFLSQR; this is encoded by the exons atggatgtcaacaacagtgtagtcaacagcggagctctttttgcaatattaaatttattttcacaacggagccagcacaattacaatcttctcgttctaagaagaaaattaaaaagaaggaggAGAGCAAGGTTTTTGGCCATGGCGTTTTGTGGAGCAATGTGTGCAATGTCGGTACAGAGAAACGTGTGGGTGCGGAGTCGCAGCCAGGAGTGGTGGGATACTGATGTGAGTGGCTTCACAAATACAGAATTCATCAGTAACTTTCGAATGACCAGATCCACCTTCGATTATGTTTGTGAGCGCCTTCGATTAACTCTGTCACGGGAAGAGACATGTCTGCGGCGGCCCATAACAGTGCAGAAACGCGTTGGAGTTGGAGTGTATTGGCTAGCAACAGGTGCGTGCTATTGTACGATAGCTAACTTGTTCGGCATAGCCAAGTCTACAGTCTGCTCCATTGTACACGAGTTCTGCGAAGCAGTTCGCCGTGTCCTCATGCCCCATTACATAAAACTGCCCAAAGGGGATGACCTGCAAGAGGTCATTGAAGGCTTCCAGCAGAGATGGGGTTTTCCGCAGTGTGGAGGAGCCATTGATGGGAGTCATATCCCCATCATTGCTCCAGAGGATAACCACGCAGAGTATTTCAACCGCAAAGGGTGGCACTCAGTTCTGCTCCAGGGTGTCGTGGATCATCGGTTTTG CTTCACCAACATCTATGCTGGATGGCCAGGGAGTGTTCATGATGCGAGGGTACTCCGGAATTCCCATGTGTACTTACTCGCAGAGAGAGGGGAGCTTTTTCCACCA GACACTGAGGAGATAATGGGCGTTCAAGTACCAATCATGCTGCTCGGTGACCCGGCTTATCCCCTTCGAAGCTGGCTGTTAAAAGGATACTGTGACACAGGGACCCTGACAGCTGAGCAGAAGTACTTCAATGAGTGCCACAGCAGAGCCAGGATGACTGTGGAGTGCGCTTTCGGCCGACTGAAGGGCCGGTGGAGGTGCCTTGCTAAACGGCTGGATGTGGACGTTTCCCTCGTCCCCACCATAATCAGTGCATGTTGCACACTCCACAACGTTTGTGAAATGCACGGGGAGAATTATGAAGAGGCTGGTGGAACTGTTCCTCATGTTGAGAGATGGGCTGAAGGAGGGGGATTTGTAGATGTGCAGCCATCAAGAATCAGAGAAGCACTGACTCAGCTTTTTCTTAGCCAACGTTGA
- the LOC122145526 gene encoding protein ANTAGONIST OF LIKE HETEROCHROMATIN PROTEIN 1-like isoform X1, whose product MDVNNSVVNSGALFAILNLFSQRSQHNYNLLVLRRKLKRRRRARFLAMAFCGAMCAMSVQRNVWVRSRSQEWWDTDVSGFTNTEFISNFRMTRSTFDYVCERLRLTLSREETCLRRPITVQKRVGVGVYWLATGACYCTIANLFGIAKSTVCSIVHEFCEAVRRVLMPHYIKLPKGDDLQEVIEGFQQRWGFPQCGGAIDGSHIPIIAPEDNHAEYFNRKGWHSVLLQGVVDHRFCFTNIYAGWPGSVHDARVLRNSHVYLLAERGELFPPVSNLVIVIYNVYNVFNYLAFFVLLNLKDTEEIMGVQVPIMLLGDPAYPLRSWLLKGYCDTGTLTAEQKYFNECHSRARMTVECAFGRLKGRWRCLAKRLDVDVSLVPTIISACCTLHNVCEMHGENYEEAGGTVPHVERWAEGGGFVDVQPSRIREALTQLFLSQR is encoded by the exons atggatgtcaacaacagtgtagtcaacagcggagctctttttgcaatattaaatttattttcacaacggagccagcacaattacaatcttctcgttctaagaagaaaattaaaaagaaggaggAGAGCAAGGTTTTTGGCCATGGCGTTTTGTGGAGCAATGTGTGCAATGTCGGTACAGAGAAACGTGTGGGTGCGGAGTCGCAGCCAGGAGTGGTGGGATACTGATGTGAGTGGCTTCACAAATACAGAATTCATCAGTAACTTTCGAATGACCAGATCCACCTTCGATTATGTTTGTGAGCGCCTTCGATTAACTCTGTCACGGGAAGAGACATGTCTGCGGCGGCCCATAACAGTGCAGAAACGCGTTGGAGTTGGAGTGTATTGGCTAGCAACAGGTGCGTGCTATTGTACGATAGCTAACTTGTTCGGCATAGCCAAGTCTACAGTCTGCTCCATTGTACACGAGTTCTGCGAAGCAGTTCGCCGTGTCCTCATGCCCCATTACATAAAACTGCCCAAAGGGGATGACCTGCAAGAGGTCATTGAAGGCTTCCAGCAGAGATGGGGTTTTCCGCAGTGTGGAGGAGCCATTGATGGGAGTCATATCCCCATCATTGCTCCAGAGGATAACCACGCAGAGTATTTCAACCGCAAAGGGTGGCACTCAGTTCTGCTCCAGGGTGTCGTGGATCATCGGTTTTG CTTCACCAACATCTATGCTGGATGGCCAGGGAGTGTTCATGATGCGAGGGTACTCCGGAATTCCCATGTGTACTTACTCGCAGAGAGAGGGGAGCTTTTTCCACCAGTGAGTAATCTAGTAATAGTGATTTATAACGTATACAATGTCTttaattatttagctttttttgtgcttttaaatcTTAAGGACACTGAGGAGATAATGGGCGTTCAAGTACCAATCATGCTGCTCGGTGACCCGGCTTATCCCCTTCGAAGCTGGCTGTTAAAAGGATACTGTGACACAGGGACCCTGACAGCTGAGCAGAAGTACTTCAATGAGTGCCACAGCAGAGCCAGGATGACTGTGGAGTGCGCTTTCGGCCGACTGAAGGGCCGGTGGAGGTGCCTTGCTAAACGGCTGGATGTGGACGTTTCCCTCGTCCCCACCATAATCAGTGCATGTTGCACACTCCACAACGTTTGTGAAATGCACGGGGAGAATTATGAAGAGGCTGGTGGAACTGTTCCTCATGTTGAGAGATGGGCTGAAGGAGGGGGATTTGTAGATGTGCAGCCATCAAGAATCAGAGAAGCACTGACTCAGCTTTTTCTTAGCCAACGTTGA